A segment of the Flavobacterium azooxidireducens genome:
TTTGGAACGATATGATGCCGGGATTGTTTTAACCGGTACCGAAATAAAATCGATTCGATTGGGAAAAGCTTCGATAACAGAAAGCTTTTGTGAATTTCATAATGGTGAACTATTTGTGATTAACTCACAAGTAGAAGAATATTTGTATGGTACACACTACAACCACAAAGCCAAAAGCGAACGCAAACTTTTATTGAACAAAAAAGAATTGAAAAGCTTAGAAAAAAGTATGCAAAACAAAGGCTTAACCATTGTTCCATTGCGACTTTACATCAACGAAAAAGGATATGCCAAAATGGAAATTGCTCTTTGTCGTGGAAAGAAAAACTATGACAAACGCGAAACCATTAAAGACAGAGACACCAAACGCGACATTGATCGGGTGAAGAAAAGCTTTTAAATTATTTTTTTTAAATTTTAGTACAACCTACTTTATGTGATTTCTCCTTCGTCCTTTAGATTTGTTTTTAGAAAAAATCAATAAATTTATGATTGAGAAAGGAAGCAAAAGTACACTATTCCTGCGTCAGAGTTAATTACTCATATTTCGATTAAGACTTTAGCTTCCCTTTTCATCAAAGACTCAAATAGAAATTAGGGAACCAGACCCATTATTAAGGAGTTGAGCTTATGATGAATTTCTCAAATCACTTGTTTAACGTTAAAAGCAAAGTTATGAAAAACATTATTATTGGCATTGACATCAGTAAGAAGACTTTAGACATTTGTATCAAAGATGAAAAAGTTTCCTATTTTACTATTGAAAACAAAGTACAGAGTATTAAGCGTTTTTTTAAAATTTATTCTACTAGCTATCCTATTGTAGCTATGGAAAATACGGGTAAATATAATTGGAATTTGTTGCAGGTCTTGGAATCTCACAACTTTAAAGTTTATATCATATCACCCTTACACTTAAAGAAGAGTATGGGCCTTACAAGAGGAAAAAATGACAAGGTTGATGCACTTCGAATTTGTAATTTTATCGAGAAGAACCATCAAGAAATTACACAATGGAAACCTTCATCCTTGACAATCAGAAAAATTAAAGTACTGCTTACAGAAAGAGCAGCAAGAATAAAAATGAGAAAACAATTGACGAGCCAGCAGGATGACTACAAACTGATGAAAGGAATTAATATGGACAAGGAATTGCTGAAATTAAATTTGCAACTTGTTAAGAGTATTGATATTCAAATTAAAAACATAGAAAAAAGTATAGAAGAAGTTATCTCTAGTGAATCAGATTTAAAAAATAATTATCAATTGATGAAGTCTGTTCCTGGTGTAGGTAAAGTGCTCTCGTGGATTATTTTGGCAAAAACGGAAGGGTTTACAACTATAACAGATCCAAGGAAAATGGCCTGTTATAGCGGAGTTGTTCCTTTTGATTTTCAGTCAGGCACATCAATAAAGCGAAGATCCGGAGTGTCAAGGCTTGCTGATAAAACAGTTAAAAGTGTCTTGCATCTAGGAGCGATGAGTGCTATTAGGAATGATAATGACTTAAGAAATTATTATCTTCGAAAAGTAGAAGAAGGTAAAAATAAAATGAGCGTTAGAAATGCAGTTAGAAACAAAATAATACATCGGGTTTTTGCAGTAATTAAAAACCAAATTCCTTATCAAAAAAATTTGGTTTTATCATAGAAATCGAAATGACACAGTAAAGAGACTAGGCAGAGTTTATTACTCTCTCAATTTTTTTTGTTACAAATTTATACTCAACAAAAGCAAGAAGATAAAAAATCAAATTAAGTGATAATATAAACAAGAAATCACTTTCCAAATTTTTAGATTTTATCGAGTGATAGATTGTCATTAATAATCCTGCTGAAAGAACAACGATTAAAATCATAGATAATAACTGCAATCGTACTTTATATTCTTTAAAATTACTTTTATTAAAACTCACAATTAATTTTGGAAGTAATCTTTCAAAAGGTGTTGTAATTCTTAGCAAGTCAATTTGAGTATTGTTTTCGAAACCTAAAAAAAACTTATTTGGTTCTGCTATATAAGTCGAACCTGATTTTAAATCTAAGGATGTGTGTCTCTTCAACGTAAATAATCTAATATTTCGCTCAATTTTATCAGAGTTCAATTCTGGAATAGTTACTTTTCTAAAGTACATTTTAAGTTTATTTTAATTAATGTTATTTCTGTGAGATTAGATTATTTGTCTTTTTGTTTTTGCTCCGAAGTCGGTAGACTTCGGAGAGCCTTATTTCAAATCATTTGGATCAATGCTAGTTCCTATTTGATCACAAAATCCTCTTAACAAATTTTCATTCAAAAGTTCTAATTTAAAGCATCGAACTAAAAAATAATAAGCAGCATTTACCAATTCTTTTCTCGAATCATTCTTATCATTTTTTGCTCTTTGTTTTGGAAGTTCAGGTTTTTTATAATGTTCTTTGCTCAACTCACATATATCATTGCATATATAACAATATTCGGAAATTTTTACATTTTTTTCTTCTATCCACTTTTCTTGTGCCTCATACATTTTTTCAAATCGAAATTTGTGTTAATCAATGACTGTCAATGAATTTACAACTTCATTAATCCAAAAGTCGATGTTAGCAAAATGTCCTGCTATAATAAAAGCATAACTGTTTTTAAATTTATTAAGTTGTTTT
Coding sequences within it:
- the smpB gene encoding SsrA-binding protein SmpB; this translates as MQKMINILNKRAKFDYEILERYDAGIVLTGTEIKSIRLGKASITESFCEFHNGELFVINSQVEEYLYGTHYNHKAKSERKLLLNKKELKSLEKSMQNKGLTIVPLRLYINEKGYAKMEIALCRGKKNYDKRETIKDRDTKRDIDRVKKSF
- a CDS encoding IS110 family RNA-guided transposase; amino-acid sequence: MKNIIIGIDISKKTLDICIKDEKVSYFTIENKVQSIKRFFKIYSTSYPIVAMENTGKYNWNLLQVLESHNFKVYIISPLHLKKSMGLTRGKNDKVDALRICNFIEKNHQEITQWKPSSLTIRKIKVLLTERAARIKMRKQLTSQQDDYKLMKGINMDKELLKLNLQLVKSIDIQIKNIEKSIEEVISSESDLKNNYQLMKSVPGVGKVLSWIILAKTEGFTTITDPRKMACYSGVVPFDFQSGTSIKRRSGVSRLADKTVKSVLHLGAMSAIRNDNDLRNYYLRKVEEGKNKMSVRNAVRNKIIHRVFAVIKNQIPYQKNLVLS